The genomic segment TTAAAACCATGAATGATGCTTGGGACACCTTGGGTTAAAGATGGCGCTTGATCGGGTTCAACGCCGATTAGACGCACCGACGGCTCGTCGATGTAGTGGGCGAATGCGCCAATCGCATTGCTGCCGCCGCCTGTGCAGGCCACTACCGCATCCGGCAAATGGCCTTCCTTCTCCGTAATTTGCCGCTTTGACTCTTCGCTAATAATTGCCTGAAAGTGCTTGACCATCGTCGGAAACGGATGCGGACCAACTGCGGAGCCTAGCAAATAAAACGTATTTTTATAATTGCGAACTAGATCGTCCAGCGCTTCATCTACCGCATCCTTCAATCGTCCTTGGCCTTTATGAACCGGAATAACAGTTGCCCCGAGAAGCTCCATTCGGAACACATTAAGCGCCTGCCGGCGCGTATCTTCAGCTCCCATATAGATGATACATTCCATATTAAACATGGCGCAGGCCGTTGCAGTAGCAACACCATGCTGTCCGGCACCAGTCTCAGCAATAATTCGCTTGGCGCCCATCCGCTTAGCGAGAAGAATCTGACCGATGGCGTTATTGATCTTATGCGCTCCGGTATGATTCAAATCCTCGCGCTTCAAGTAAATTTTCGCGCCTCCCCAAGCCTTGGTCAGACGCTCCGCATACGTCAGCGGATTCTCGCGGCCCACATATTCGCGCAGGTAATAGCGAAGCTCTTCCTTATATTCCGGGTCGTCTTTAAACTTATAAAATTGCTCACTCAAATAACGCAACACTTCCTGCAATTCCGGCGGGACAAAGCTGCCCCCAAACTCTCCAAAGTATCCCTCTTGCTGCATTTGTTGGTCCATAAAGTAAGCGCCTCCAATAGTTAAAATCGAAATGGAAATCTACACCTGATATATTACCATAAATAATAGTAAGCCTGAATGGCTTTTGATAGTCATTCATCATCCTTGAGGCATTTTGGATAAGACGATATGGCCTTATATTCATTACATGGACTTCGTGTGTTGAATTTAATGCTCCCGAGTACAATGCAAAGAAGTACAACGCCTTACGAGCGATGTACTTCTTTCACCATACTATATTTCCACCGGTTAGTTAAACTTGTAACGATAATTAATTCAAAGATTACCGTTTCTATTTCATCATACTACTATGAAACTACCGGACGCTGCGTCAAGCTCAAGACTTGTTCAGCAAAACAGATGCTTTTGGGCAAAATCATGCTACACCGGCTTAATCGCCATCACTCTCAATCGTTTATAGTCCGCGTACCATGAACCGTCATGAAACAACTCGTTGCGGGCTTTGACCGCTATTTTCGAACACACAGCAGTGCGCTCCGCTTCGGACAGCGCTGTGAAGAAATTATCCGCGAAGCCCCGCAGCCAATGATTTAAGCCCTGCTCATTGTCATTGATCTTTGTTGGCCGATTAAAGTGAACCGCATAGGTGACGCGGAAGCCCTGCTGCGCGAGCAATGTGCTGTATTCGGCGATACTTGGGAAATACCAAGGATTCAGCTTGCCAGCATCAATGCCGAAGTCCTCATGCAGCACTTCGCCAATAGCCTGAACAATCGTTTCCACATTTCCTTTTCCGCCAAACTCGGCAACAAACCTGCCGCCAGGATTTAAGCTTTTCCATACATTAGCCAGTACCGAACTCGGGTTCTTCATCCAATGCAGCGCTGCGTTGGAAAATACGGCATCGAACGTAGAGTCTACCGTAAAATGTTCGCCATTCCCCACAAAAAAATGGAGTTGGGGATATTTGCGCTGCGCCTGCCCAATCATTGACTCCGACAAATCCATTCCCGTTACATGTGCGCCAGCTTGACTTATTTCATACGCCAAATCTCCGGTTCCGCAGCCCAAATCAAAGATTTGCTCATCCTTGATCGGATTCAAAAGCCGAACAACATCCTTGCCCAATTCAGATACAAATCCAAGCTTGCGGTCATAATGATCAGATTGCCAAACTTGATCGGAGCTCATGGAACCATCTCCCAACTTTTATGTTAGGGATAGTATCGCATAGCACTATTTATAAGTTAAATATATAGATTCTATATACATTATAGTTTTAAACTATAATATTTCATCGTGAACTCTTATAATATAGTCATGCTTCTTGGTTAATTAACCTCATAAAATTTCATCACAGCGGGCAGCTTAGCCGAAGCTTGTCACCCTATTACATTAGACCTTTTTGTATCGCAGTGAAAAAGAGAGGCCTGCACTGTTGCATTTCATTCGTGAAGATGCGGCATTACTATGCTCATTTAACTAAGACCAAGTTATACCCAATACTGTATAACCCCGCATTAAGCCTATGAAAAATGCAAATATCAGAGACGTAACAAGTATTATTAAAAAAGTTACGCTCTCAGGTATATTTTTAATCCTATTAATGAAAAACACAACAGCGAAAAAGGCAATCATCACTACGCCATATTTCAACTCTGTCGAAGAGAATAAAAGGATAAAGGCTAAAACGCCAATATATATCGTATAAAATGCTTTCTTATATGCTTTAGATTTCATGATTCACCTGCCAATATTTCAAATCCTACTGAGTTGAATATAACCTGCTGCTTGGACTGTGCAAAGAAAGACAGGAACCGTATCAAAGAGGAATGCTTCATGGCCCTTTTTTTGTAAACCTTTTGCCCGCTTTTCTAGGCTTTATTATGCTTACCCATTCTTTAGGCAGAGCCGTAATCGCAGCAACGTTTGAAAGATAATCATCATGAGGAGCAGCGGAGGTGATTCCTCACGCTGCTCCGGTCATTTTCAGAATCCGGCTCTGCCTCAGCTTTAAGCCTCGCTTACTCCAAAAGCCCCCAAATGCCATCAGGCAGCCACAGCTTCCTCACAATCAGGCATGCGATAAGCACGGCAGCGCCTAAAATAATATTTTTGGTTACTTTATTCATAGCCGTTCCTCCTTTTTATTTATCGAACCGTTTTTTTCCGTACACCAGCAAGCACAGCGCCCCTGACAGAACCGTCCACATCATCAGGCTAAGAAGATTTCCGCCCATTTCCGAAAGTCCCCCATTCTGATGAAGCTCTGATATGGCCACCACAAATTGCTGCGAGGGAAGCACATTAATGATATTCATTAGGGCAGGCATATCCAAAGTCGGAACAAATATCGGTCCAAAAATAAACAGCAGCAGCAGTGGAAGGCCTACAATCGAAGATTCTGATGCCGTTCGTGCGATGAGGCCTATAATCGTACCCAATGCCATAAAAATAAGCAGCAGCAATACCGCCAATACTGTCAAAAAGAACAGATTCACATCGGGCACACCGGAAATCGCCAAGCAGGCGGCGATGACAATTAGAGCAAACAGCGTCGTTGTCGCGCTTTTCCCCGCAAGCACCTCCAGCTTTGTAGCAGGCGACAGCATGAGGGAGCGCAAGGTATTCTTCTCCTTCTCTTCGGCAATCATATTCGCCTGAACAAAGGCTCCTGTTATGGAGATGGCAACTAGTATAGGAATGGAAAGAAACGTCAGGTCGCTCGGATCATTTTCTTTTTGTTTAAATAAAAGGGCTAGCAGTATGGGCATTCCTGCATTTAATAAAATTTGCGGATTGCGAATCGCATCCTTCCATTCTTTTTTGACCATGGCTCTGAAGCGGCGTAAGGAAAACGTCATTCCAGTCCCCTCCCCGTCAATTTCACAAAAATATCTCCCAGCGTAGGCTCATTGGAATGAATGGCTAACAATTCTTCTCTTCTTATTAAGTCCCGTATAAAGCCCGCTCCAACCTCATCATGCTGGACAATCTGCTTCCCGAGCGGCGTAGTCACGGTAATGGAACGGTCACCGTAACGAAGGCGCAGAGCCTGCGGCGTGTCGAGAGCCGAGATTTCGCCATTATTCAGAAAGGCTACGCGATCGCAAAGCGTTTCCGCTTCCTGCATATTGTGCGTTGTCAAAAAAATCGTCGTTCCCCGGCGGTTCATTTCACGCAGCGTTTTCTGAATACGCTCGCTATTTACGGGGTCCAAGGCGGATGTGGGCTCATCAAGAAAAAGTATGTCCGGCTCATGCAAAATCGTTCTTGCCAGCGTCACCCGCTGCTTCATCCCTTTCGAGAGCCGTCCGACCAGCGTATGCTTGTCGCCGATTAAATTAACCGCATCAAGAACGGTTTCAATTCTTCGTTCCGGCACCCCATACAAGCAGCAAAACAAAGCCAAATTGTCATACACGCTAAGACGCTCATAAGTGCCGCTATTATCCGTAAGCACACCTATTCTGCCCAGAAACTCGGAAGGTCGGCTTCGTGCAGGATCGCTCCCCAGCACCTTCACTCGCCCGGAATTATAGAGCAGCTGCGAGGTAAGAATTTTCACCGTTGTCGTTTTGCCTGAGCCGCTGGGACCGAGGAAGCCGAATATTTCCCCCTGCCGGACCTGAAAGCTAATCTTGTTCAGCGCTTGTTTCTTTTTGTACCGTTTTTCGAGGTCATGAACCTCAATAATCGATTCCATCGTGATTACACCTTCCCTTGACATGAGTAGCCGAAAGCTCCATCCCAGCTTAGCGGTGAACAGAGCTGTAAACAGCAAATTTCCCATGAAAAGATCCATTTGCGCGCTGAAAGCAGCCATTTTGGCGGTGAACGGAGCAGAATTACAGCCCTACAATCGTCTTCAGCTCTTCAAACTTCCCCTTGGATAATGGAATTCTGGATTTTTTATCGTCGTTTAGGACGAGACTGTAGCTGTTGCGGCTCCATACGATCAATTCGGCAATTTGGTCCAAATTGACAATATAGGAACGGTGGCAGCGATAAAACCGGAACGCCTTGAGCTTCGCCTCCAATTCCGCAAGCGTCCATGAACAAGCAAAGCTGCCGGCCTGCGTATACAAATGCGTAACGCCCTC from the Paenibacillus sp. BIHB 4019 genome contains:
- the trpB gene encoding tryptophan synthase subunit beta, giving the protein MDQQMQQEGYFGEFGGSFVPPELQEVLRYLSEQFYKFKDDPEYKEELRYYLREYVGRENPLTYAERLTKAWGGAKIYLKREDLNHTGAHKINNAIGQILLAKRMGAKRIIAETGAGQHGVATATACAMFNMECIIYMGAEDTRRQALNVFRMELLGATVIPVHKGQGRLKDAVDEALDDLVRNYKNTFYLLGSAVGPHPFPTMVKHFQAIISEESKRQITEKEGHLPDAVVACTGGGSNAIGAFAHYIDEPSVRLIGVEPDQAPSLTQGVPSIIHGFKCLVLLDEEGQPKKTYSIAAGLDYPGIGPEHSHLKVTGRAEYATVTNEEVLEAFQELSRTEGIIPALESSHALAYAKKLALTMDQNQIIIVNLSGRGDKDVEQVYQMLK
- a CDS encoding class I SAM-dependent methyltransferase — translated: MSSDQVWQSDHYDRKLGFVSELGKDVVRLLNPIKDEQIFDLGCGTGDLAYEISQAGAHVTGMDLSESMIGQAQRKYPQLHFFVGNGEHFTVDSTFDAVFSNAALHWMKNPSSVLANVWKSLNPGGRFVAEFGGKGNVETIVQAIGEVLHEDFGIDAGKLNPWYFPSIAEYSTLLAQQGFRVTYAVHFNRPTKINDNEQGLNHWLRGFADNFFTALSEAERTAVCSKIAVKARNELFHDGSWYADYKRLRVMAIKPV
- a CDS encoding ABC transporter permease; translation: MTFSLRRFRAMVKKEWKDAIRNPQILLNAGMPILLALLFKQKENDPSDLTFLSIPILVAISITGAFVQANMIAEEKEKNTLRSLMLSPATKLEVLAGKSATTTLFALIVIAACLAISGVPDVNLFFLTVLAVLLLLIFMALGTIIGLIARTASESSIVGLPLLLLFIFGPIFVPTLDMPALMNIINVLPSQQFVVAISELHQNGGLSEMGGNLLSLMMWTVLSGALCLLVYGKKRFDK
- a CDS encoding ABC transporter ATP-binding protein, encoding MESIIEVHDLEKRYKKKQALNKISFQVRQGEIFGFLGPSGSGKTTTVKILTSQLLYNSGRVKVLGSDPARSRPSEFLGRIGVLTDNSGTYERLSVYDNLALFCCLYGVPERRIETVLDAVNLIGDKHTLVGRLSKGMKQRVTLARTILHEPDILFLDEPTSALDPVNSERIQKTLREMNRRGTTIFLTTHNMQEAETLCDRVAFLNNGEISALDTPQALRLRYGDRSITVTTPLGKQIVQHDEVGAGFIRDLIRREELLAIHSNEPTLGDIFVKLTGRGLE